The following proteins come from a genomic window of Acuticoccus sediminis:
- the ssb gene encoding single-stranded DNA-binding protein, with translation MAGSVNKVILIGNLGADPEIRRTQDGRPIANLRVATSRTWRDRGTGERREKTEWHRVVVFSEGLCRVVEQYMKKGMKLYIEGELQTREWEDQQGQKRYTTEVAIQNFGGTIEMLDSRGGGGGGGDYGGGGDYGGGGGDYGGGSGGGGYSDRGGGGSSSGGGYGGGSGGGGSRPSSPEPFDDDIPF, from the coding sequence ATGGCTGGGAGCGTCAACAAGGTGATCCTGATCGGCAATCTGGGGGCCGATCCGGAAATCCGTCGGACACAGGACGGCCGTCCGATCGCCAACCTGCGCGTCGCGACGTCCCGGACCTGGCGCGACCGCGGGACCGGCGAGCGACGTGAGAAGACCGAGTGGCACCGCGTGGTGGTGTTCTCGGAAGGCCTCTGCCGCGTGGTCGAGCAGTACATGAAGAAGGGGATGAAGCTCTACATCGAGGGTGAGCTTCAGACCCGCGAGTGGGAAGACCAGCAGGGCCAGAAGCGCTACACGACCGAGGTCGCGATCCAGAACTTCGGCGGCACCATCGAGATGCTGGACAGTCGCGGCGGTGGTGGCGGCGGCGGCGACTACGGTGGTGGCGGCGACTACGGCGGCGGTGGCGGCGACTACGGTGGCGGCAGTGGCGGCGGTGGCTACTCCGATCGCGGTGGCGGCGGCAGCAGTAGCGGCGGCGGCTATGGCGGCGGCAGCGGTGGCGGTGGATCGCGTCCCTCGTCGCCCGAGCCGTTCGACGACGACATCCCGTTTTGA
- a CDS encoding protein phosphatase 2C domain-containing protein, producing the protein MIEVRASVSAPGSPRRANEDGCGSAGLYAWVIDGATGLGDEALLDAPSDAAWLTAVLHEALMAGAEAETRPLELLRSAANVATERFNAERRRAPRERYEVPTAAVMLARFGDVIEIVELGDCGLWIETDGVMHRVGGSDQQRQWENESARRLMGGGQGRTPEVTAYLRTVRNTANTPEGYPVFAPDHGSVRRARQHVYGARQGRALLITDGFEAAIDDYGLYDGAGLMAAVEGDVDGTLATIRAVEADDPDCTRYPRFKRSDDATALMLRFAAD; encoded by the coding sequence TTGATCGAGGTCCGCGCCTCGGTCAGCGCCCCGGGGTCGCCGCGGCGGGCGAACGAGGACGGCTGCGGGTCGGCCGGCCTCTACGCCTGGGTGATCGACGGCGCGACCGGCCTCGGCGACGAGGCGCTGCTCGACGCGCCGAGCGATGCGGCCTGGCTCACCGCCGTGCTGCACGAGGCGTTGATGGCGGGCGCGGAAGCCGAGACGCGGCCGCTGGAGCTGCTGCGGTCCGCCGCGAACGTCGCCACCGAGCGCTTCAACGCCGAGCGCCGCCGTGCGCCGCGTGAGCGCTACGAGGTGCCGACCGCCGCCGTCATGCTCGCCCGGTTCGGCGACGTGATCGAGATCGTCGAGCTCGGCGACTGCGGCCTCTGGATCGAGACCGACGGCGTGATGCACCGCGTCGGCGGCTCCGACCAGCAGCGGCAGTGGGAGAATGAGAGCGCCCGCCGGCTGATGGGGGGCGGTCAGGGGCGGACCCCCGAGGTCACGGCCTACCTGCGCACGGTGCGCAACACTGCCAACACCCCCGAAGGCTATCCCGTCTTCGCGCCGGATCACGGCAGCGTCCGCCGGGCGCGTCAGCATGTCTACGGCGCGCGCCAGGGCCGGGCGCTGCTGATCACCGACGGCTTCGAGGCGGCCATCGACGACTACGGCCTCTACGACGGCGCCGGCCTGATGGCGGCCGTGGAGGGCGACGTCGACGGGACGCTCGCGACGATCCGCGCCGTCGAGGCGGACGACCCGGACTGCACGCGCTACCCGCGCTTCAAGCGTTCCGACGACGCGACCGCCCTCATGCTGCGCTTCGCCGCCGACTGA